Proteins encoded by one window of Conger conger chromosome 1, fConCon1.1, whole genome shotgun sequence:
- the LOC133109730 gene encoding protein slit-like: MTLHIVSTIVFLTFINGGLPAKKCPSPCDCYASITDCRNVGLTSVPQDIFLQTETLFLSDNQLTIIPSIAFRSLTSLTFLDLSKNNIIPENDTLDYVSHLLSLDFSENNIQTIPTNIFQVTTKLVWLNLANNQLKSLQNYIIRNLRSLTYLDLSCNSIELQNNTFEGLYSLDTLILSGNKLSSLPTMVFYTISQLRILDLSNNNLTYLPKNLLAKKDNLKDLILSNNKLTGSLFPVLRGLSSLKYLYLSNNRITTLPPFPLESFPLLEKVTLSQNFLSVLNDKLLNGLHKLRVLDLSGNAIAQLPKQFFQNSSSLQYLHMDKNLFSEMPMLAGLQNVLELTICCSRIQQWPSEVTVSQLESLETLDLSNNLIVNFDLNTVSNNTKLNNVLLTNNPICVNSTLSVDKPLNCDN; the protein is encoded by the exons AT GACACTTCATATCGTCTCCACAATTGTGTTTCTCACCTTCATCAATGGAGGATTGCCTGCAAAGAAGTGCCCCTCGCCTTGTGACTGCTATGCATCAATTACGGATTGTCGCAATGTTGGTCTTACCTCTGTTCCTCAAGATATTTTCCTGCAAACAGAGACATTATTTTTATCAGATAACCAGCTAACTATTATCCCTTCAATAGCTTTTCGGAGCTTAACCAGCTTGACGTTTCTTGATTTATCAAAGAATAATATCATACCTGAGAATGACACACTGGATTATGTTAGCCATCTACTGTCTCTGGATTtctcagaaaataatattcaaacaATTCCTACAAATATTTTCCAGGTCACCACAAAGCTGGTTTGGCTAAACTTGGCCAACAATCAACTGAAAAGCCTCCAAAATTACATCATCAGGAATCTACGCAGTCTTACCTACCTTGACCTCTCATGCAATTCCATAGAACTTcagaataatacatttgaaGGCCTCTACAGTTTAGACACTTTGATTTTATCTGGCAACAAACTGTCCAGCCTACCAACAATGGTATTTTACACAATATCACAGCTTCGGATTTTGGATTTATCCAATAATAACCTGACATACCTGCCTAAAAACCTCTTGGCCAAAAAAGACAATCTGAAAGATTTGATCCTCAGCAACAACAAACTGACTGGGTCTTTATTTCCTGTTCTGAGAGGTTTAAGCAGTCTGAAATATCTATATTTGTCTAATAACAGAATTACAACCTTGCCACCTTTTCCGTTAGAAAGTTTTCCATTACTTGAAAAAGTTACACTCTCTCAAAACTTTCTATCAGTTCTGAATGATAAACTTTTAAACGGTTTACACAAACTCAGAGTGCTTGACTTGTCAGGTAATGCCATTGCCCAGCTACCAAAACAATTCTTTCAAAATAGCAGTAGCTTGCAGTACCTGCATATGGACAAAAATTTATTCTCTGAAATGCCCATGCTGGCTGGTCTACAGAATGTTTTGGAGTTAACCATCTGCTGTTCTAGAATACAACAATGGCCCTCTGAAGTCACTGTCAGCCAATTAGAGTCTTTAGAGACATTGGATCTGTCAAATAATCTCATTGTGAACTTTGATTTGAATACAGTGAGTAACAATACAAAGTTAAATAATGTACTACTAACCAATAACCCAATCTGTGTGAATAGTACCCTTTCTGTTGacaagccactaaactgtgatAATTGA